One Gloeothece verrucosa PCC 7822 DNA window includes the following coding sequences:
- a CDS encoding DUF423 domain-containing protein, producing MKIFLMIGAILAGLSGAAGAFASHALKERLTERMLQIFETGTKYQMYHALALLLVAVLLTRPEIPQNLLTAAGIAFIAGVALFSGSLYALSLSGIKWLGAITPLGGIAFLVGWGCIVAASWGIK from the coding sequence ATGAAGATATTTCTCATGATAGGAGCAATTTTAGCCGGATTATCGGGTGCCGCCGGAGCATTTGCTAGTCATGCACTTAAAGAAAGATTAACAGAACGAATGCTACAAATTTTTGAAACGGGGACAAAATATCAGATGTATCATGCCCTAGCATTGTTATTAGTCGCCGTTTTATTGACTCGCCCGGAAATCCCGCAAAATCTATTAACGGCTGCCGGAATCGCTTTTATTGCTGGTGTAGCCCTCTTTTCGGGAAGTTTATATGCTCTGAGTCTAAGCGGCATAAAATGGTTAGGAGCCATTACACCTCTAGGAGGCATCGCCTTTTTAGTCGGATGGGGATGTATAGTGGCGGCTTCTTGGGGGATCAAATAG
- a CDS encoding KGK domain-containing protein, whose amino-acid sequence MQEHSFLPEFNDDDVIELADNNLVKIGRLREAIRIFFDGNIEELLRKYCLDNFNICIPFTRHDYRSNPQYDRFMSQGVRCKLLKLGFKNWQSGRIKLRLSLEFEPDEPENKEPPSPLDDIRQSINQ is encoded by the coding sequence ATGCAGGAACATTCTTTTTTACCTGAGTTTAATGATGATGATGTGATTGAATTAGCAGACAATAATCTGGTAAAAATAGGGAGATTACGAGAAGCTATTCGTATATTTTTTGATGGTAATATAGAGGAGTTACTTAGAAAATATTGTTTAGATAATTTTAATATTTGCATTCCTTTCACTAGACATGATTATAGAAGCAACCCTCAGTATGATAGATTCATGAGTCAAGGAGTTCGTTGTAAATTGTTAAAATTAGGTTTCAAAAATTGGCAAAGTGGAAGAATAAAACTTAGATTAAGTTTAGAATTTGAACCTGATGAACCCGAAAATAAAGAACCCCCTTCGCCGCTTGATGATATTCGTCAAAGCATCAATCAATAA
- a CDS encoding dynamin-like GTPase family protein — translation MIEQLPQCANLQEPVNSLLELLHQESSLRAEQDTTAIATSLKKAISPQFEIVFAGAFSAGKSMLINALLERELLYSAEGHATGVECYIQYAEPDQERVVLTFLSEAEIREQINLICQRLDLNSPSNINSLDSLGMFREGCEKIIEKEGGESKSERAKQAQALKLLLEGFINNRDRIQTHHNATYSMEQFNFSNLTEAAGYARRGSNSAVLKRLEYYCNHPLLQDGNILVDLPGIDAPVKRDAELTYRKIEHPDTSAVVCVLKPASEGDMTTEETELLEKMKTNPSIRDRVFYDFNRIDQTWYNEQLNQRLKTLIQTQFQGCRVYPTSALLGFWGTQVKHHTSGKDRFGLDTLFAESVKSLGGQENTPQFVNEFNNYCANSRKLLNTSFRVDVKSYETPNENYVRILSEWGNPLLDQLIGDSGIEEFRSAITRYLTEEKRPQLFASLADDLQPLCISLRKHYLDNWRELDSQPREIDAMKKLELEKLSQELQEVGKEFSDHIAEEVNHIIVNADPVFEDDFGKLKAKMVTRLDELLQTFSVKNAYRRATKSHSRNSTAPLMAILVEALYYLANELEDLLVAECEELVTRFCQRLLNGIRKADFYRKLYRLLGNDGGIEKQLKEIEIKLFHGLVNEARTECDRYVRESPRFYDEGTFSIYQFRQTLQQTSQGYDCESMVSAEPAIRQLLKLDFEPKLSATIRQNFRQTINNTLKTQLLPMAEKQANDILQEYDAARAFLEQSLEKEAEEKIARNARLQEGIKGKIDLYNKAVWGINLCLEAALPPELFREHQLPIISDDYCRGVEEIKAELVS, via the coding sequence ATGATAGAACAACTCCCACAATGTGCTAATCTACAAGAGCCAGTGAATAGTTTACTTGAACTACTCCATCAAGAATCCTCTCTACGCGCTGAACAAGATACCACAGCCATCGCTACTTCCCTTAAAAAAGCCATTTCCCCGCAATTTGAAATCGTTTTCGCGGGTGCTTTTAGTGCAGGTAAGTCGATGCTGATTAATGCCCTATTAGAGCGAGAATTATTGTATAGTGCAGAAGGCCATGCTACAGGAGTTGAATGTTATATTCAGTATGCCGAACCCGATCAAGAAAGAGTGGTTTTAACTTTTCTCAGTGAAGCAGAAATTAGAGAACAAATTAATCTAATTTGTCAACGTTTGGACTTAAATTCTCCGAGTAACATCAATTCCTTGGACAGTCTGGGGATGTTTCGAGAAGGATGTGAGAAAATCATTGAAAAAGAAGGAGGAGAAAGTAAGTCTGAACGAGCGAAACAAGCACAGGCACTCAAGTTATTATTAGAAGGGTTCATCAATAACCGTGATCGTATTCAAACCCACCACAACGCTACCTATTCAATGGAACAGTTTAACTTTTCTAATTTAACAGAAGCGGCGGGTTATGCGAGACGGGGAAGTAATAGTGCGGTTTTGAAGCGGCTAGAATATTACTGTAATCATCCTCTATTACAAGATGGTAATATCTTAGTAGATTTGCCGGGAATAGACGCACCGGTTAAAAGAGATGCAGAATTAACCTATCGAAAAATAGAACATCCCGATACATCGGCGGTAGTTTGTGTGTTAAAACCGGCCTCTGAAGGGGATATGACTACCGAAGAAACAGAATTACTCGAGAAAATGAAAACCAACCCGAGTATCCGTGATCGGGTTTTTTATGACTTCAACCGTATCGATCAAACCTGGTACAATGAACAACTGAATCAACGCTTAAAAACTCTAATTCAAACTCAATTTCAAGGTTGTCGAGTTTATCCCACTAGCGCCTTATTAGGATTTTGGGGAACTCAGGTTAAGCATCATACCAGTGGAAAAGATCGGTTTGGGTTAGATACTCTTTTTGCTGAGAGTGTTAAAAGTTTGGGGGGGCAAGAAAATACCCCTCAATTTGTCAATGAGTTTAATAATTATTGTGCTAACTCGAGAAAATTACTCAATACTTCTTTTCGGGTGGATGTTAAAAGTTATGAAACCCCTAATGAAAATTATGTGCGGATTTTGAGTGAATGGGGAAATCCCTTACTCGATCAACTGATTGGTGATAGTGGAATAGAAGAGTTTCGTAGTGCCATTACTCGTTATCTAACCGAAGAAAAACGCCCTCAATTATTTGCTAGTTTAGCCGATGATTTACAACCTCTCTGTATTAGTTTACGAAAACACTATCTTGATAATTGGCGCGAGTTAGATAGTCAGCCGCGAGAAATAGACGCGATGAAAAAACTCGAGTTAGAGAAACTCAGTCAAGAGTTACAAGAAGTAGGAAAAGAGTTTAGTGATCATATTGCTGAGGAGGTGAATCATATTATTGTTAATGCTGATCCGGTATTTGAGGATGACTTTGGCAAACTGAAAGCAAAAATGGTCACTCGTCTTGATGAGTTATTACAAACTTTTTCGGTTAAAAATGCCTATCGTCGTGCGACTAAAAGTCATTCTCGGAATTCTACTGCGCCGTTGATGGCGATATTAGTGGAAGCTTTATATTATCTCGCTAATGAGTTAGAGGATCTTTTAGTGGCGGAATGCGAAGAATTAGTTACTCGCTTCTGTCAACGGTTGTTAAACGGCATACGAAAGGCGGATTTTTATCGAAAATTATATCGCTTGTTGGGAAATGATGGGGGCATTGAAAAGCAACTGAAAGAGATAGAAATAAAGTTATTTCATGGCTTAGTTAATGAAGCGCGGACAGAATGTGATCGTTATGTGCGAGAAAGTCCGAGGTTTTATGATGAGGGGACGTTTTCTATCTATCAATTTCGTCAAACTTTACAGCAAACTTCTCAAGGATATGATTGTGAGAGTATGGTTAGCGCTGAACCGGCAATTCGTCAGTTGTTAAAGTTGGATTTTGAACCGAAACTATCGGCGACTATCCGTCAAAATTTCCGCCAAACGATTAATAATACTCTTAAGACTCAGTTGTTACCGATGGCTGAAAAACAGGCTAATGATATTTTACAGGAGTATGATGCGGCACGGGCGTTTTTAGAACAGTCTTTGGAAAAGGAAGCTGAGGAGAAAATTGCTCGTAATGCACGGTTACAGGAGGGAATTAAGGGAAAAATTGATCTGTATAATAAGGCGGTTTGGGGGATTAATTTATGTTTGGAAGCGGCTTTACCGCCTGAGTTGTTCCGAGAGCATCAGTTACCGATTATTTCTGATGATTATTGTCGGGGAGTTGAGGAGATAAAAGCTGAATTAGTTTCCTGA
- a CDS encoding HNH endonuclease — MTKTPRIPIPPEVRKYVYQRDNYQCRSCGKTATETSLNIDHIIPLAKGGSNDISNLQTLCQTCNQRKKHDLDPRFKRHFT; from the coding sequence ATGACCAAAACTCCACGCATTCCCATCCCTCCAGAAGTGAGAAAATATGTTTATCAACGAGATAACTATCAATGTCGTAGTTGCGGGAAAACAGCTACAGAAACCTCTTTAAATATCGATCATATTATCCCCTTAGCTAAAGGCGGCAGCAACGATATCAGCAACCTACAAACCCTCTGTCAAACCTGTAACCAACGCAAAAAACATGATTTAGATCCTCGCTTTAAGCGGCATTTTACCTAA
- a CDS encoding KGK domain-containing protein yields MRLTLEFEPDEPENKEPPSPLDDIRQSINQ; encoded by the coding sequence CTGCGACTTACTTTAGAATTTGAACCTGATGAACCCGAAAATAAAGAACCCCCTTCGCCGCTTGATGATATTCGTCAAAGCATCAATCAATAA
- a CDS encoding DUF4291 family protein — protein MRLAVEPYLTEVKQWPREGRQILAQFDDKSVVVDQAYRPEIGNFAATHGYFGGQFSLNRMSWMKYYSIIQKTGLSI, from the coding sequence GTGAGGTTGGCAGTAGAACCCTATTTAACAGAAGTCAAACAATGGCCGAGAGAGGGTCGTCAAATCTTAGCACAGTTTGACGATAAATCTGTGGTGGTTGATCAGGCCTATCGTCCTGAAATAGGAAACTTTGCTGCCACTCATGGTTATTTCGGTGGACAATTCAGCTTAAATAGAATGAGTTGGATGAAGTATTATTCCATTATTCAAAAGACTGGATTGTCCATATAG
- a CDS encoding NAD-dependent epimerase/dehydratase family protein, which yields MKVLVIGGDGYCGWATALHLSSRGYDVGILDNLIRRHWDAQLGVETLTPISPIHQRIERWNNLSGKAVDLYVGDITDYAFLSKTLREFEPEAIVHFGEQRSAPFSMIDREHAVMTQVNNVVGTLNILYAMKEDFPDCHLVKLGTMGEYGTPNIDIEEGYITIEHNGRKDTLPYPKQPGSFYHLSKVHDSHNIHFACKIWGLRATDLNQGVVYGVLTEETGIDELLINRLDYDGVFGTALNRFCIQAAIGHPLTVYGKGGQTRGFLDIRDTVRCIELAITNPADAGQFRVFNQFTELFSVYDLALKVKNAAIAMGLDVEINHLENPRVELEQHYFNAKNTKLLDLGLQPHYLSDSLLDSLLNFAIKYKGRVDEKHILPKVSWRRS from the coding sequence ATGAAAGTCCTGGTTATCGGCGGTGACGGATATTGCGGATGGGCAACGGCGCTACATCTATCCAGCAGAGGTTATGATGTAGGGATTCTGGATAATTTAATTCGTCGACATTGGGATGCACAACTGGGTGTAGAAACTCTTACCCCGATCTCCCCCATTCATCAACGGATTGAGCGATGGAATAATCTTAGCGGAAAAGCGGTTGATTTGTATGTCGGCGATATTACAGATTACGCTTTTTTAAGTAAAACCTTAAGAGAATTTGAACCCGAAGCGATCGTTCATTTTGGTGAACAACGGTCCGCCCCCTTCTCGATGATAGACCGTGAACACGCCGTCATGACCCAAGTGAACAACGTAGTAGGAACCCTCAATATCCTCTACGCCATGAAAGAAGATTTCCCCGACTGTCACCTCGTCAAATTGGGAACGATGGGAGAATATGGCACGCCTAACATTGATATCGAAGAAGGCTATATCACTATCGAACACAACGGACGTAAGGATACTTTACCCTATCCGAAACAGCCAGGAAGTTTTTATCATTTGAGTAAAGTTCACGATAGCCATAATATCCATTTTGCCTGTAAAATTTGGGGTTTACGCGCAACAGACCTCAATCAAGGGGTAGTTTATGGGGTTCTCACCGAAGAAACCGGTATTGATGAGTTATTAATCAATCGTTTAGATTATGATGGTGTATTTGGGACAGCTTTAAACCGTTTCTGTATTCAAGCGGCTATCGGTCATCCCCTGACAGTATATGGTAAAGGCGGACAAACCCGAGGATTTTTAGATATTCGGGATACAGTACGATGTATCGAACTGGCCATCACTAACCCGGCTGATGCTGGACAATTCCGGGTCTTTAACCAATTTACTGAACTATTTAGCGTTTATGACTTGGCGCTGAAAGTGAAAAATGCGGCAATTGCGATGGGGTTAGATGTAGAGATAAATCATCTAGAAAATCCCCGAGTAGAATTAGAACAGCACTATTTTAACGCTAAAAATACTAAATTACTCGACTTAGGATTACAACCTCATTATCTATCAGATTCTCTCCTAGATTCTTTACTGAACTTTGCTATTAAATATAAAGGCCGGGTAGATGAAAAACATATTTTACCCAAGGTATCTTGGCGCAGAAGTTAG
- a CDS encoding glycosyltransferase produces MRIALFTETFLPKIDGIVTRLRHTVEHLQRNGDQVLVVCPEGGLKEYKGAKIHGVSGMPLPLYPELKLALPRPTLRWAIEKFKPDLIHVVNPAVLGVGGIYYAKVLNIPLVASYHTHLPQYLQHYGLGSLEGLLWELLKLAHNQAQLNLCTSSAMVDELISHGIERVDLWQRGVDTEMFQPHLASHSMRSRLSGGNPDSPLLLYVGRVSAEKQIDQIKPVLEAMPQAHLAIVGNGPHREALETHFAGTNTHFIGYLQGLELASAFASADAFIFPSRTETLGLVLLEAMAAGCPVVAAASGGIPDIVTDGVNGYLFEPNDPDGAVTATLRLFDAKEERERLRQNARLEAERWGWSAATRQLQAYYQSVAFSGSLSNAA; encoded by the coding sequence ATGAGAATTGCCCTTTTTACAGAAACCTTTTTACCGAAAATAGATGGAATTGTTACCCGCTTACGTCATACAGTAGAACATTTACAACGCAACGGCGATCAAGTGTTAGTGGTTTGTCCTGAAGGTGGACTCAAAGAATACAAAGGCGCAAAAATTCATGGGGTTTCGGGTATGCCGCTTCCCTTATATCCAGAATTAAAATTAGCCCTTCCTAGACCGACATTGAGATGGGCAATAGAAAAATTTAAACCTGATTTAATTCATGTGGTTAACCCGGCTGTATTGGGTGTCGGCGGAATTTATTATGCAAAAGTTTTAAACATTCCTCTAGTGGCCTCTTACCATACCCATTTACCCCAGTATCTTCAACATTATGGCTTAGGGTCTTTAGAAGGCTTATTATGGGAGTTACTCAAATTAGCCCATAATCAAGCACAATTAAATCTCTGTACCTCTAGCGCTATGGTAGATGAACTCATCAGTCATGGCATCGAAAGAGTAGACTTATGGCAAAGAGGAGTCGATACAGAAATGTTTCAACCCCATTTAGCCTCTCATAGTATGCGGTCTCGCTTATCAGGAGGAAACCCAGATAGTCCCCTCTTACTCTATGTGGGAAGAGTTTCTGCCGAAAAACAAATCGATCAAATTAAACCCGTCCTAGAAGCCATGCCGCAGGCCCATTTAGCCATTGTGGGGAATGGACCTCATCGAGAAGCCTTAGAAACTCATTTTGCAGGCACCAATACGCATTTTATCGGCTATCTACAGGGGTTAGAATTGGCTTCGGCCTTTGCCTCTGCTGATGCCTTTATTTTCCCTTCTCGTACCGAGACGTTAGGTTTAGTGTTATTAGAAGCGATGGCCGCCGGATGTCCGGTGGTAGCGGCCGCTTCTGGAGGAATTCCAGATATTGTTACGGATGGAGTCAATGGTTATTTGTTTGAACCGAATGACCCCGATGGCGCAGTTACAGCGACACTACGGCTATTTGATGCTAAAGAAGAACGAGAAAGATTACGCCAAAATGCCCGCTTAGAAGCCGAACGTTGGGGATGGTCCGCCGCTACTCGTCAATTACAAGCTTATTATCAAAGTGTGGCTTTTTCTGGGTCTTTGTCTAACGCGGCTTAG
- a CDS encoding AAA family ATPase has product MDYSSSGDFNRQNPNQTANKGLLGSGWRPLYRQFDLNYLWHLFSYDTLELFKKSLDVTSDLADALGRNHYTWWANVLNVFSEDTQYHFNEFWEYITPEPFWPDQRYGRVLTVETPVTQIISRDSIPINYVIERLQEIILFKILEILGKPDLITQHFADRNYYYPVEQFTNWEKLEVLGQVYAFWSKHGGVWLEVQAYQGRKRGYSLLAKEISSLINKATFNLSVLVSGYQNRVGKIQSQYPIRSFPADIQAFTDLVQQLVLTQNQLAVLVQGKPGTGKTAWTQAVAKEILMPLGYVIFILDHDAVENFAPPSYLEKICLIINEADNLAQDRAFEAAQYSNKTEHILSLLDGTLHQSVSDDSGLYQEQKIVILMTCNTTERLDAAFLRKGRVDLIHEFTYQFV; this is encoded by the coding sequence ATGGATTATTCGTCTTCTGGAGACTTTAACCGTCAAAACCCCAATCAAACCGCTAATAAAGGTTTATTAGGTAGTGGTTGGCGACCTTTGTATCGGCAATTTGACTTAAATTACTTGTGGCATTTATTTTCTTATGACACTTTAGAATTATTTAAAAAAAGTTTAGATGTCACGAGTGATTTAGCGGATGCTTTGGGTCGTAATCATTATACCTGGTGGGCCAATGTTTTAAACGTTTTTTCTGAAGATACTCAGTATCATTTTAATGAGTTTTGGGAGTATATTACCCCTGAACCTTTTTGGCCAGATCAGCGTTATGGAAGAGTTTTAACGGTAGAAACGCCCGTGACTCAAATCATTAGCCGCGATAGCATTCCCATTAATTATGTTATTGAACGGTTACAAGAAATCATTTTGTTTAAAATTCTGGAGATTTTGGGAAAACCCGATTTAATTACGCAACATTTTGCTGATCGCAATTATTATTACCCTGTAGAACAGTTTACCAACTGGGAAAAGTTGGAAGTATTGGGACAAGTATATGCTTTTTGGTCAAAACATGGCGGCGTGTGGTTAGAAGTTCAAGCTTATCAAGGAAGAAAGCGAGGTTATTCTCTTTTAGCAAAAGAGATTAGTTCACTAATTAATAAAGCGACTTTTAATTTATCGGTTTTAGTAAGCGGCTATCAAAACCGTGTCGGAAAAATTCAAAGTCAGTATCCGATCCGTTCTTTTCCTGCCGATATTCAAGCTTTTACCGATCTTGTGCAGCAGTTAGTGTTGACTCAAAATCAATTAGCCGTTTTAGTACAGGGAAAACCCGGAACCGGAAAAACAGCTTGGACTCAGGCAGTAGCCAAGGAAATTTTGATGCCTTTGGGCTATGTTATTTTTATTTTGGATCATGATGCCGTAGAAAATTTTGCCCCTCCTAGTTATTTAGAAAAGATTTGTCTGATTATTAATGAGGCTGATAATTTAGCCCAAGACCGGGCGTTTGAAGCGGCACAATATTCAAATAAAACAGAACATATTTTGAGTTTGTTAGATGGGACTTTACATCAAAGTGTTAGCGATGACTCTGGGTTATATCAAGAGCAAAAAATAGTCATTTTGATGACTTGTAATACTACGGAAAGGTTAGATGCGGCTTTTTTGCGTAAGGGAAGAGTTGATTTAATTCATGAGTTTACTTATCAGTTTGTTTGA
- a CDS encoding EamA family transporter → MSREWILPTLGAFISWGLWSFIPKITTQYIKPKSAIIYEVMGMMILGIIILFSLQFEVETHPKGILLAIITGILGFLGAFCFLNAVSKGPVTLVATVSALYPLVSVVLAILILGETLTVKQIIGVGLAVFAMILITA, encoded by the coding sequence ATGAGCAGAGAGTGGATCTTGCCCACCCTTGGGGCCTTTATTTCTTGGGGACTTTGGAGTTTTATCCCTAAAATAACCACCCAATATATTAAGCCTAAAAGTGCGATTATTTATGAAGTCATGGGCATGATGATTTTAGGTATAATAATCTTATTTAGTTTGCAGTTTGAAGTAGAAACTCATCCGAAGGGAATTCTCTTAGCAATAATTACAGGAATATTAGGTTTTTTGGGGGCTTTTTGTTTTCTGAATGCTGTCTCTAAAGGTCCCGTTACCTTAGTCGCCACTGTATCGGCTCTTTATCCCCTGGTGAGCGTTGTTTTAGCCATACTGATTTTAGGCGAAACCCTGACGGTTAAACAAATCATTGGGGTTGGTTTGGCGGTTTTCGCCATGATTTTGATCACGGCTTAA
- the ptsP gene encoding phosphoenolpyruvate--protein phosphotransferase gives MVGIVIVSHSKALARAIVELAQQMVKVPVPIAIAAGINDPQHPFGTDPIQIQKAIRSVYSDEGVIVLMDLGSALLSAEMAVEFLNEKQQPKVKLCAAPLVEGAITAIVQASCGATLEQIITEANNALSGKLAQLSPQEADQPTVSFLTQKSQSHLLSRDLIVKNPLGIHARPAAQFVSIAAQFEAEIGLENRSTNSQSINGKSINQVITLGVRQGHQIRITAGGEDAALALNALREVVENNFGETAMPLPVDLRQCENRGVNTTLRGIPASVGVAMGPVIIYRPSLPQVDEQTCKNPQSEWQQLQAAIQTAQQQIHQIIQSTDHCDIFQAHLLYLQDPTILHQVHHNIFTLGQTVAWAWKTVIEETMTTYQNLDDPYLQARAMDVLDVGGRVLRLLTGRPSPSPNLTQPGILIAQDLTPSEVTHFKTEQVLGICTVTGSPTAHSALIANMLGIPMIVNVGAQLLELAPETVIAMDGKSGEIWMNPDPEQISIFPEKTPITPEQKAITQDGHYISVVANIIGVADAQLARNLGAEGVGILRTELLYMERLTAPTEEEQLQTYREIASILNPYPLTIRTLDIGGDKPVPYLSLDREANPFLGWRGIRQSLDNLEMFKTQLRAILRASQDNNIRLMFPMVSSVAEVRAAKAILLEVKQELQTQGIEFNEKMPVGIMIEVPAAVTMVDKLAPEVDFLSVGTNDLSQYIMAADRTNAKVAKLADAFEPAVLRMVEHSIKIGHEQGIKVSVCGQIASARQAVPILIGLGADELSVNPPCIGEVKAVISGLKMQEVKRLAYEVLELDSAQEVRDYVNNIF, from the coding sequence ATGGTGGGAATTGTCATCGTCTCCCATAGCAAAGCATTAGCCCGAGCCATAGTAGAATTAGCACAACAAATGGTAAAAGTCCCAGTTCCTATTGCTATTGCTGCCGGAATTAATGACCCACAGCATCCTTTTGGAACTGATCCTATTCAAATCCAAAAAGCGATTAGATCTGTCTATAGTGATGAGGGGGTTATTGTTTTAATGGACCTTGGTAGTGCCCTCCTCAGTGCCGAAATGGCTGTAGAATTTTTAAACGAAAAGCAACAGCCAAAAGTTAAATTATGTGCTGCCCCCTTAGTAGAAGGCGCGATTACCGCCATTGTACAAGCTTCTTGTGGGGCTACTCTAGAACAGATTATCACTGAAGCTAATAACGCCTTAAGCGGAAAACTGGCTCAATTATCCCCCCAAGAAGCAGACCAACCCACAGTCTCATTCCTTACCCAGAAGAGTCAATCCCATCTCCTCAGCCGCGATTTAATCGTCAAAAATCCTCTGGGAATTCATGCCCGTCCGGCTGCCCAATTTGTCAGTATAGCGGCTCAATTTGAGGCGGAAATCGGCTTAGAAAATCGCTCTACCAATAGTCAGTCGATTAACGGCAAAAGTATCAATCAGGTGATTACTTTAGGGGTGCGCCAAGGTCATCAAATCCGCATTACGGCGGGGGGAGAAGATGCGGCTTTAGCGTTAAATGCTTTGCGTGAAGTAGTAGAGAATAACTTTGGAGAAACCGCAATGCCGCTACCGGTTGACCTCAGACAATGTGAAAATCGCGGCGTAAATACAACCTTAAGAGGTATTCCGGCTTCTGTGGGGGTGGCTATGGGTCCAGTCATCATCTATCGTCCCTCTCTTCCTCAAGTGGATGAGCAAACTTGCAAAAATCCTCAAAGTGAGTGGCAACAGCTACAAGCGGCGATTCAAACCGCCCAACAACAAATTCATCAAATCATTCAAAGTACGGATCATTGTGACATTTTTCAGGCTCACTTACTCTATTTACAAGACCCCACCATCCTACATCAAGTACATCATAATATTTTTACCCTCGGGCAGACGGTGGCCTGGGCCTGGAAAACCGTTATTGAGGAGACAATGACCACTTATCAAAACCTAGATGATCCTTATTTACAGGCCAGGGCGATGGATGTTTTAGATGTGGGGGGGCGAGTGTTACGTTTACTCACGGGGCGGCCTTCTCCTTCACCCAATTTAACCCAACCCGGCATTTTAATAGCCCAAGATTTAACGCCCTCAGAAGTGACTCATTTCAAAACTGAGCAAGTTTTAGGCATCTGTACCGTGACCGGCAGTCCGACCGCCCACAGTGCTTTAATTGCTAATATGTTAGGCATTCCCATGATCGTTAATGTTGGGGCACAGTTGTTAGAATTAGCCCCCGAAACGGTGATTGCTATGGATGGGAAAAGCGGGGAAATTTGGATGAACCCCGATCCCGAACAAATCTCGATTTTTCCGGAAAAAACCCCGATTACTCCTGAGCAAAAAGCCATTACTCAAGATGGCCATTATATTTCTGTGGTTGCTAATATTATCGGGGTAGCGGATGCTCAATTAGCCAGAAATTTAGGGGCTGAAGGGGTAGGCATTTTACGGACAGAGTTACTCTATATGGAACGGTTGACCGCCCCCACCGAAGAAGAACAGTTACAGACTTATCGGGAAATTGCTTCTATTCTTAATCCTTATCCCCTGACCATTCGAACTCTGGATATTGGAGGGGATAAACCGGTGCCTTATTTAAGTTTAGATCGGGAAGCGAATCCCTTTTTAGGATGGCGCGGCATTCGTCAAAGTTTAGACAATCTGGAGATGTTTAAAACTCAATTACGGGCAATTTTAAGAGCAAGTCAGGATAATAATATTAGATTAATGTTTCCGATGGTGTCTTCTGTGGCCGAAGTTCGCGCGGCTAAGGCGATTTTGCTCGAGGTGAAACAGGAGTTACAAACCCAAGGCATCGAGTTTAATGAAAAGATGCCGGTGGGGATCATGATTGAAGTGCCGGCAGCCGTGACGATGGTGGATAAATTAGCCCCTGAAGTGGATTTTTTAAGTGTGGGAACCAATGATTTAAGTCAATATATTATGGCGGCTGATCGCACTAATGCTAAGGTGGCAAAATTAGCCGATGCTTTTGAGCCGGCGGTGTTGCGAATGGTGGAACACTCTATTAAAATTGGGCATGAACAAGGAATAAAAGTGAGTGTTTGTGGGCAAATTGCTTCGGCTCGGCAAGCTGTACCTATTTTAATCGGTTTGGGAGCCGATGAGTTAAGTGTTAATCCTCCTTGTATTGGGGAAGTTAAAGCGGTGATTTCAGGCTTAAAAATGCAAGAGGTAAAACGTTTAGCTTATGAGGTGTTAGAGTTAGATTCGGCCCAAGAAGTTAGGGATTATGTTAACAATATTTTTTAA